From the genome of Trypanosoma brucei brucei TREU927 chromosome 11 chr11_scaffold01 genomic scaffold, whole genome shotgun sequence:
ggggggagaagaaaagcaaaattgAAGGTCTTGGCGTGCTCTACTGACCTAACCGGCGACCGGCCATTATACCGTCCAGTGAAGTGGACGAAGGTTGTGGAAAGCCACTGTTCTGACCAGCGAACTGTGCGATTTGTTGTTCCATCGTATTCAGTTGGGTCACGCCGGTGCCCATATTGTCGAAAGGTGCATAACCCTGGGGAGCGCCCATTCCCATGCCCACAGCAGAGTGTGGAGCGCCACTGGACCACATGCCCGACTGTGCGGTCGGCATCGCTTGCGACAAAGGTGGTGATTGAGTCTGTTGAGCTGTTGGCGGCATATTGTACCATCCTCCACCGGAAGGGACACCGGCCGGTTGTTGCAAGGGTGCGGCTAAAGGCTGAGAATTAGCGTACGGGAATTGAGTCTGTGACGGCTGCTGGGgccactgctgctgttgttgctggggccactgctgctgttgttggggccactgctgctgttgttggggCCACTGCTGGTGAGTTTGCAGCTGCTGGGCATTGTTGCTTGTAAAACCTCCAAATGGATCTACCGAGGCTGCCTGCTGTTGGGCAGGCATAGAGAACGCGCTAGGAGGCGCTGTGGCAGTTACTGGTACCGCGGGAGCTGACGCAAAAAGGTCATCCAGCATGTCGTGCCTAGGCTCTGCCTTTGGATGGGCCTCAACTGCATTGGAAGAAATATTATCTTCTGGTGGCGCCGTTGCCTTGATTTCAGAGGGCGCTGCACCCACGCCACCAAACGCCCGAcgtctttcctcctcctcaagtcGCTTCGCTAGCTCCATGTCGGCTTTTTCGGATGCCTCTTTTGCCGCGTTGCTGCGCCTTTCGAGTCCAAGCATACGCTGTGCCTCAGAAACAGTTATGCCGGCGCGGCGCTCCTCCTCACATTGCATGCGGGCGGCGAGCTCTCTATCCTCCTGTTCTTGCTGTTCCCGTGAAATTGTATAACTTGTAGTGGAGGCATGCTGAAATGTGTTTGAAGGTTGTGTGGCATTCGAACCCCCTTGGAATTGCGAAGAACCAAATCCACCATACATGTTGCTGCCAATGGACTCACCACTCAATTTGGCCCGTGTTGCTGCAGCTTTGTAACGCTCATCGCGCAACGTGGCAGGATCGCTGAGAAGGTCGAAGAGCTTCTTGGCACGCTCCCTCACAGAAAGACCGTGGTCCGCTCCTTGCTTTCCCGTATAGTAAAATGTCTGGGAGATGTGCTGCAAAGTGGGGAGTATCGAGCAAAGGGGAGGGAGTCCAACCTCAGGAACATTTCGCGCCAGGTGATCCAGAAGTAGAAGAGCTTTGTAGCAGGGTCTCCAAGACTTGTCGCG
Proteins encoded in this window:
- a CDS encoding epsin, putative (Aprox. similarity to GB:AAH46962.1: Epn1 protein {Mus musculus;} and GB:AAG45223.1: epsin 3 {Homo sapiens} (PMID: 11359770). Predicted protein contain Epsin N-terminal homology domain (IPR001026).The main function of proteins containing this domain ap); translated protein: MSFPTSLHAAKEMLRMKTSGNEYARLVHEATNEDPWGPTGEQMDNVCRVFQAGTVKIMEEIKLRLKNRDKSWRPCYKALLLLDHLARNVPEVGLPPLCSILPTLQHISQTFYYTGKQGADHGLSVRERAKKLFDLLSDPATLRDERYKAAATRAKLSGESIGSNMYGGFGSSQFQGGSNATQPSNTFQHASTTSYTISREQQEQEDRELAARMQCEEERRAGITVSEAQRMLGLERRSNAAKEASEKADMELAKRLEEEERRRAFGGVGAAPSEIKATAPPEDNISSNAVEAHPKAEPRHDMLDDLFASAPAVPVTATAPPSAFSMPAQQQAASVDPFGGFTSNNAQQLQTHQQWPQQQQQWPQQQQQWPQQQQQQWPQQPSQTQFPYANSQPLAAPLQQPAGVPSGGGWYNMPPTAQQTQSPPLSQAMPTAQSGMWSSGAPHSAVGMGMGAPQGYAPFDNMGTGVTQLNTMEQQIAQFAGQNSGFPQPSSTSLDGIMAGRRLGQ